In a genomic window of Deltaproteobacteria bacterium:
- a CDS encoding Na/Pi cotransporter family protein, translated as MASILMILGGVGVFLYGLRIMSNGLQKVAGDRLRAILNGLTRNRFTGVFAGFLITCAVQSSSATTVMIVSFANAGLLDLVQAIGPVMGANIGTTITGWMVSLLGFKISITKFALPIIGIGFPLSFINSRHAKQWSEVLVGFGLLFLGLKFLKDGVPDLKHNPEQLAWLQEWANLGFWSILLFILVGTVLTIIVQSSSATMTITLAMAAKGWIGYDVAAAMVLGENLGTTITAYLASIGANRNAKRVARSHTLFNVFGVIWMLPVMGGVLALVDGMIPGDPLTDPLATPTHLAAFHTFFNLTNTAVLIWFVPVIQKAVMWLVPFSEDEKDEQEHFTLLQTGLLSTPELALYEVRLGLQKMVAVIRGMFDQVNEVLCHPDQKLGPLVDEIKRKEDRTDRMEEEIVAFCAEIGRAPISQSASEEITRALDMANDLERMGDHCNNLVLLAARRYDKKYAVVEEARKDLDEMIDLVVEAIELAHQALTPEQESLVGEARIIEKKVNDLRDRARKAHATRMQEGEVEVRAGLIFIDMMTNMEKLGDYAFNVTKLAAHTTW; from the coding sequence ATGGCCAGTATCCTGATGATCCTCGGCGGCGTGGGCGTCTTCCTCTACGGCCTGCGCATCATGAGCAACGGCCTGCAGAAGGTCGCCGGCGATCGGCTGCGGGCGATCCTCAACGGCCTGACCCGCAACCGCTTCACCGGCGTCTTCGCCGGCTTCCTCATCACCTGCGCCGTGCAGTCCTCGAGCGCCACCACGGTGATGATCGTCTCCTTCGCCAACGCCGGGCTCCTGGATCTGGTCCAGGCCATCGGCCCGGTGATGGGGGCCAACATCGGCACGACGATCACCGGCTGGATGGTCTCGCTCCTGGGCTTCAAGATCTCGATCACCAAGTTCGCCCTGCCGATCATCGGCATCGGCTTCCCCCTCTCCTTCATCAACTCGCGCCACGCCAAGCAGTGGAGCGAGGTGCTGGTGGGCTTCGGCCTGCTCTTCCTGGGGCTGAAGTTCCTCAAGGACGGCGTGCCCGACCTCAAGCACAACCCCGAGCAGCTGGCCTGGCTCCAGGAGTGGGCGAACCTCGGCTTCTGGTCGATCCTCCTCTTCATCCTGGTCGGCACGGTGCTCACCATCATCGTGCAGTCCTCCTCGGCCACCATGACCATCACCCTGGCCATGGCCGCCAAGGGGTGGATCGGCTACGACGTCGCCGCCGCCATGGTCCTCGGGGAGAACCTCGGCACGACCATCACCGCCTACCTGGCCTCGATCGGGGCCAACCGGAACGCCAAGCGGGTCGCGAGATCCCACACCCTCTTCAACGTCTTCGGCGTGATCTGGATGCTCCCCGTGATGGGCGGGGTGCTGGCGCTGGTGGACGGGATGATCCCCGGCGATCCCCTCACCGATCCGCTGGCCACCCCCACCCACCTGGCCGCCTTCCACACCTTCTTCAACCTCACCAACACCGCCGTCCTGATCTGGTTCGTGCCCGTCATCCAGAAGGCGGTGATGTGGCTGGTGCCCTTCTCCGAGGACGAGAAGGACGAGCAGGAGCACTTCACGCTCCTGCAGACCGGCCTCCTCTCGACCCCCGAGCTGGCCCTCTACGAGGTGCGCCTGGGCCTGCAGAAGATGGTGGCGGTGATCCGGGGGATGTTCGACCAGGTCAACGAGGTGCTCTGCCACCCGGATCAGAAGCTCGGCCCACTGGTCGACGAGATCAAGCGCAAGGAGGACCGGACCGACCGGATGGAGGAGGAGATCGTCGCCTTCTGCGCCGAGATCGGCCGGGCGCCCATCTCCCAGAGCGCCTCCGAGGAGATCACCCGGGCCCTGGACATGGCCAACGATCTCGAGCGGATGGGCGACCACTGCAACAACCTCGTGCTGCTCGCCGCGCGCCGCTACGACAAGAAGTACGCGGTCGTCGAGGAGGCCCGGAAGGACCTCGACGAGATGATCGACCTGGTCGTCGAGGCGATCGAGCTGGCCCACCAGGCGCTGACGCCGGAGCAGGAGTCGCTGGTGGGCGAGGCCCGGATCATCGAGAAGAAGGTCAACGACCTACGAGATCGCGCCCGCAAGGCCCACGCCACCCGGATGCAGGAGGGCGAGGTCGAGGTGCGAGCCGGCCTGATCTTCATCGACATGATGACCAACATGGAGAAGCTGGGCGACTACGCCTTCAACGTCACCAAGCTGGCCGCCCACACGACCTGGTAG